The following are from one region of the Vanessa atalanta chromosome 5, ilVanAtal1.2, whole genome shotgun sequence genome:
- the LOC125064169 gene encoding serine/arginine repetitive matrix protein 1-like isoform X1, producing MMMYTGTSTEQDTRFSDKEKKLMKQMKFGDCLTQQVDMSKVKLDVLKPWITQKITEILKMEDDVVIDYVNNQLEEKFPCPKKMQINLTGFLNGKNARLFMGELWELLLSAQASENGIPESFTQQKKEEIKKRMEEQQKDKDKDKDRRRSRSRSRRRSRDRRRSRSRSRDRSSDRKHRSGGSPRRSRRRSRDKSSQSKPSHVDEIKLPEPKENGKSPEKVEEPENKEEVNHNSTTEIIKEDNQEEPVKEEKTETETKSRSASPEKPAAEKEEEKPVEKTRNSSSERRSSSASSRGSAKKRSSHKKRQYRSNRDSSTSVSPRRSSRRERSKSRRRSSRRRSVDRRERERERERERERERRRRERERRERSRERRRSLERRRRSRSRSRRRSRDRSRDRRRSRSRRRTRSRRRSGRRSRDRRSRDRRSRDRRTRDRSRDKRSRDRSGKERRSRDRKSRDRRSSDLIKERLEKSVSIPRKENLEKLRKKSPERVSVPRERSKERVSSSSRESSVANEKTVSQNESQIKPVQSSDDEDREDFIAVPVLREYSKSLSRTPSPFLRKHEIENKKSDKSGDDASGKEQNEEETAKVQEAKKSKRKGKQSESDSESSEEVSKSKSKSKLKRKEKPTSKRSKKTKKESSSSESESDDSSSSDSEEDRKKKSKKNAKKKLAKKSRKKRARSSSSESSSEEEVKHKSSKSKQKNIPEESDIDKKSKKRGKDSNTERSRPDKENKQVKTKKADNSEDSHDDSSDSDEKSTKKKAKHDSTSSEKEMRRKKADPVKEKIASPEVSKSKKSEEKPSKIKHADDLKSKSRDDGEKKAKKREKEDSSSDSDQVSKKKPRKKVSDSESDSDSDEPKKSKKAKKHKKHSKKHKKHKKHKKASKRKDDSSDSDEAEEEEEEEGKVNNEDLEKKLRERALKSMKKQTSVSGSD from the exons ATGATGATGTACAcg gGCACAAGTACAGAGCAAGATACACGCTTCAGTGACAAGGAGAAAAAACTAATGAAGCAAATGAAGTTTGGAGATTGTTTGACGCAGCAG GTGGACATGTCCAAGGTGAAGCTGGATGTGCTGAAGCCATGGATCACACAGAAGATTACCGAGATTCTCAAGATGGAAGATGATGTTGTCATCGACTATGTCAACAACCAACTTGAGGAAAAG TTCCCATGTCCAAAGAAAATGCAGATCAACTTAACTGGATTCCTCAACGGAAAGAATGCCCGGCTGTTCATGGGAGAGCTGTGGGAGCTGTTGCTGAGCGCACAGGCGAGCGAGAACGGCATACCGGAATCCTTCACGCAGCAGAAAAAGGAGGAAATAAAGAAAAGAATG GAGGAGCAACAAAAAGACAAGGACAAAGATAAAGACCGTCGCAGGTCGCGGTCCCGGTCTCGGCGGCGCTCTCGAGACCGGCGTCGCTCACGGTCCAGGTCACGTGACCGTTCTTCTGACAGGAA ACATCGCAGTGGAGGCAGCCCTCGCCGTTCACGAAGACGCAGTCGTGATAAAAGTAGCCAGTCCAAACCGTCGCATGTAGATGAAATCAAGCTACCAGAGCCGAAAG AAAATGGAAAGTCACCTGAGAAAGTTGAAGAACCTGAAAATAAGGAAGAAGTGAACCATAACTCGACAACTGAGATTATTAAGGAAGATAACCAAGAAGAGCCAGTGAAGGAAGAGAAAACTGAAACTGAAACGAAATCTAGATCTGCATCGCCAGAAAA GCCAGCAGctgaaaaagaagaagaaaaaccTGTTGAAAAAACGCGCAATTCGTCTAGTGAACGCAGATCTTCATCTGCATCATCAC GTGGGAGTGCTAAGAAGAGATCTTCACACAAGAAAAGGCAGTATCGTTCCAATCGTGACTCATCTACAAGTGTTAGTCCAAGACGCAGTTCACGCAGGGAGAG gaGCAAGTCTCGTCGTCGCAGCAGTCGGCGTCGCTCGGTGGACCGCCGCGAACGGGAGCGGGAGCGGGAGCGAGAGCGGGAGAGGGAGCGACGTCGACGTGAGCGGGAACGGCGCGAGAG GTCGCGAGAACGTCGCCGATCGCTTGAAAGACGTAGACGCTCACGTTCACGCTCTCGACGACGTTCAAGAGACAG GTCTCGCGATCGTAGACGTTCGCGTTCCCGCAGGCGTACGCGTTCTCGCCGTCGTTCCGGGCGTCGCTCGCGCGACCGGCGATCGCGGGACCGGCGCTCGCGCGACCGCCGCACCAGAGACAGGTCAAG GGATAAAAGATCAAGAGATCGCTCCGGAAAAGAGAGACGATCAAGGGATAGAAAGTCCCGCGATAGGAGGTCGAGCGATTTGATTAAGGAGCGCTTGGAGAAATCTGTATCCATACCGCGTAAAG aaaACTTGGAAAAACTACGCAAGAAATCTCCCGAACGAGTATCTGTTCCTCGAGAACGCTCTAAGGAACGCGTATCGAGTTCTAGTCGTGAATCATCTGTAGCAAATGAAAAAACAGTTTCTCAAAATGAAAGCCAGATAAAACCAGTTCAATCATCTGACGATGAAGATAGGGAAGATTTCATTGCAGTACCGGTTCTCAGAGAGTATTCAAAGAGTCTATCTCGGACACCTTCACCATTCCTAAGAAAGCATGAAATCGAAAACAAAAAATCTGATAAATCTGGTGATGATGCTTCTGGAAAAGAACAAAATGAAGAAGAAACTGCTAAAGTTCAAGAAGCAAAGAAATCTAAACGTAAAGGAAAGCAATCTGAATCGGACAGTGAAAGTAGTGAAGAAGTCTCTAAATCTAAAAGCAAATCTAAACTGAAACGTAAAGAGAAACCCACTTCAAAAAGATCTAAGAAAACAAAGAAGGAGAGCTCTTCAAGTGAGAGCGAGTCCGATGATTCTTCCTCTAGTGATTCAGAAGAGGATAGAAAGAAGAAAAGCAAAAAGAATGCTAAAAAGAAGTTAGCGAAAAAGTCCCGAAAGAAGAGAGCTCGATCTTCGAGTTCAGAATCGAGTTCTGAGGAGGAAGTGAAGCATAAGAGTTCTAAAAGTAAACAAAAGAACATTCCAGAGGAATCTGATATTGACAAGAAGTCGAAAAAACGGGGTAAAGATTCAAATACCGAACGCTCGAGGCcagataaagaaaataaacaggTAAAGACTAAAAAAGCTGACAATTCAGAAGATTCCCACGACGATAGCTCGGACAGTGACGAGAAATCAACTAAAAAGAAAGCTAAGCATGATTCTACTTCATCTGAAAAAGAAATGAGACGAAAGAAAGCAGATCcagttaaagaaaaaatagcTTCGCCTGAAGTCTCTAAATCCAAGAAAAGTGAAGAGAAACCGTCTAAAATTAAGCACGCTGATGATTTAAAGTCAAAATCACGCGATGATGGTGAGAAAAAAGCTAAGAAGAGAGAGAAAGAAGATTCCTCATCTGACAGTGACCAAGTATCAAAGAAAAAACCTAGGAAGAAGGTATCAGATTCTGAATCAGATTCGGACAGCGATGAACCTAAAAAGTCTAAAAAGGCTAAGAAACATAAGAAACACTCAAAGAAGcataagaaacataaaaaacacAAGAAAGCTTCTAAGCGAAAAGATGATTCTTCTGACAGTGACGAAGCAGAAGAGGAAGAAGAGGAGGAGGGTAAGGTGAATAACGAGGACTTGGAAAAAAAACTTCGTGAAAGGGCATTGAAGTCTATGAAAAAGCAAACTAGCGTATCTGGGTCAGATtaa
- the LOC125064169 gene encoding pre-mRNA-splicing factor CWC22 homolog isoform X4, which produces MQINLTGFLNGKNARLFMGELWELLLSAQASENGIPESFTQQKKEEIKKRMEEQQKDKDKDKDRRRSRSRSRRRSRDRRRSRSRSRDRSSDRKHRSGGSPRRSRRRSRDKSSQSKPSHVDEIKLPEPKENGKSPEKVEEPENKEEVNHNSTTEIIKEDNQEEPVKEEKTETETKSRSASPEKPAAEKEEEKPVEKTRNSSSERRSSSASSRGSAKKRSSHKKRQYRSNRDSSTSVSPRRSSRRERSKSRRRSSRRRSVDRRERERERERERERERRRRERERRERSRERRRSLERRRRSRSRSRRRSRDRSRDRRRSRSRRRTRSRRRSGRRSRDRRSRDRRSRDRRTRDRSRDKRSRDRSGKERRSRDRKSRDRRSSDLIKERLEKSVSIPRKENLEKLRKKSPERVSVPRERSKERVSSSSRESSVANEKTVSQNESQIKPVQSSDDEDREDFIAVPVLREYSKSLSRTPSPFLRKHEIENKKSDKSGDDASGKEQNEEETAKVQEAKKSKRKGKQSESDSESSEEVSKSKSKSKLKRKEKPTSKRSKKTKKESSSSESESDDSSSSDSEEDRKKKSKKNAKKKLAKKSRKKRARSSSSESSSEEEVKHKSSKSKQKNIPEESDIDKKSKKRGKDSNTERSRPDKENKQVKTKKADNSEDSHDDSSDSDEKSTKKKAKHDSTSSEKEMRRKKADPVKEKIASPEVSKSKKSEEKPSKIKHADDLKSKSRDDGEKKAKKREKEDSSSDSDQVSKKKPRKKVSDSESDSDSDEPKKSKKAKKHKKHSKKHKKHKKHKKASKRKDDSSDSDEAEEEEEEEGKVNNEDLEKKLRERALKSMKKQTSVSGSD; this is translated from the exons ATGCAGATCAACTTAACTGGATTCCTCAACGGAAAGAATGCCCGGCTGTTCATGGGAGAGCTGTGGGAGCTGTTGCTGAGCGCACAGGCGAGCGAGAACGGCATACCGGAATCCTTCACGCAGCAGAAAAAGGAGGAAATAAAGAAAAGAATG GAGGAGCAACAAAAAGACAAGGACAAAGATAAAGACCGTCGCAGGTCGCGGTCCCGGTCTCGGCGGCGCTCTCGAGACCGGCGTCGCTCACGGTCCAGGTCACGTGACCGTTCTTCTGACAGGAA ACATCGCAGTGGAGGCAGCCCTCGCCGTTCACGAAGACGCAGTCGTGATAAAAGTAGCCAGTCCAAACCGTCGCATGTAGATGAAATCAAGCTACCAGAGCCGAAAG AAAATGGAAAGTCACCTGAGAAAGTTGAAGAACCTGAAAATAAGGAAGAAGTGAACCATAACTCGACAACTGAGATTATTAAGGAAGATAACCAAGAAGAGCCAGTGAAGGAAGAGAAAACTGAAACTGAAACGAAATCTAGATCTGCATCGCCAGAAAA GCCAGCAGctgaaaaagaagaagaaaaaccTGTTGAAAAAACGCGCAATTCGTCTAGTGAACGCAGATCTTCATCTGCATCATCAC GTGGGAGTGCTAAGAAGAGATCTTCACACAAGAAAAGGCAGTATCGTTCCAATCGTGACTCATCTACAAGTGTTAGTCCAAGACGCAGTTCACGCAGGGAGAG gaGCAAGTCTCGTCGTCGCAGCAGTCGGCGTCGCTCGGTGGACCGCCGCGAACGGGAGCGGGAGCGGGAGCGAGAGCGGGAGAGGGAGCGACGTCGACGTGAGCGGGAACGGCGCGAGAG GTCGCGAGAACGTCGCCGATCGCTTGAAAGACGTAGACGCTCACGTTCACGCTCTCGACGACGTTCAAGAGACAG GTCTCGCGATCGTAGACGTTCGCGTTCCCGCAGGCGTACGCGTTCTCGCCGTCGTTCCGGGCGTCGCTCGCGCGACCGGCGATCGCGGGACCGGCGCTCGCGCGACCGCCGCACCAGAGACAGGTCAAG GGATAAAAGATCAAGAGATCGCTCCGGAAAAGAGAGACGATCAAGGGATAGAAAGTCCCGCGATAGGAGGTCGAGCGATTTGATTAAGGAGCGCTTGGAGAAATCTGTATCCATACCGCGTAAAG aaaACTTGGAAAAACTACGCAAGAAATCTCCCGAACGAGTATCTGTTCCTCGAGAACGCTCTAAGGAACGCGTATCGAGTTCTAGTCGTGAATCATCTGTAGCAAATGAAAAAACAGTTTCTCAAAATGAAAGCCAGATAAAACCAGTTCAATCATCTGACGATGAAGATAGGGAAGATTTCATTGCAGTACCGGTTCTCAGAGAGTATTCAAAGAGTCTATCTCGGACACCTTCACCATTCCTAAGAAAGCATGAAATCGAAAACAAAAAATCTGATAAATCTGGTGATGATGCTTCTGGAAAAGAACAAAATGAAGAAGAAACTGCTAAAGTTCAAGAAGCAAAGAAATCTAAACGTAAAGGAAAGCAATCTGAATCGGACAGTGAAAGTAGTGAAGAAGTCTCTAAATCTAAAAGCAAATCTAAACTGAAACGTAAAGAGAAACCCACTTCAAAAAGATCTAAGAAAACAAAGAAGGAGAGCTCTTCAAGTGAGAGCGAGTCCGATGATTCTTCCTCTAGTGATTCAGAAGAGGATAGAAAGAAGAAAAGCAAAAAGAATGCTAAAAAGAAGTTAGCGAAAAAGTCCCGAAAGAAGAGAGCTCGATCTTCGAGTTCAGAATCGAGTTCTGAGGAGGAAGTGAAGCATAAGAGTTCTAAAAGTAAACAAAAGAACATTCCAGAGGAATCTGATATTGACAAGAAGTCGAAAAAACGGGGTAAAGATTCAAATACCGAACGCTCGAGGCcagataaagaaaataaacaggTAAAGACTAAAAAAGCTGACAATTCAGAAGATTCCCACGACGATAGCTCGGACAGTGACGAGAAATCAACTAAAAAGAAAGCTAAGCATGATTCTACTTCATCTGAAAAAGAAATGAGACGAAAGAAAGCAGATCcagttaaagaaaaaatagcTTCGCCTGAAGTCTCTAAATCCAAGAAAAGTGAAGAGAAACCGTCTAAAATTAAGCACGCTGATGATTTAAAGTCAAAATCACGCGATGATGGTGAGAAAAAAGCTAAGAAGAGAGAGAAAGAAGATTCCTCATCTGACAGTGACCAAGTATCAAAGAAAAAACCTAGGAAGAAGGTATCAGATTCTGAATCAGATTCGGACAGCGATGAACCTAAAAAGTCTAAAAAGGCTAAGAAACATAAGAAACACTCAAAGAAGcataagaaacataaaaaacacAAGAAAGCTTCTAAGCGAAAAGATGATTCTTCTGACAGTGACGAAGCAGAAGAGGAAGAAGAGGAGGAGGGTAAGGTGAATAACGAGGACTTGGAAAAAAAACTTCGTGAAAGGGCATTGAAGTCTATGAAAAAGCAAACTAGCGTATCTGGGTCAGATtaa
- the LOC125064169 gene encoding serine/arginine repetitive matrix protein 1-like isoform X2 gives MMMYTGTSTEQDTRFSDKEKKLMKQMKFGDCLTQQVDMSKVKLDVLKPWITQKITEILKMEDDVVIDYVNNQLEEKFPCPKKMQINLTGFLNGKNARLFMGELWELLLSAQASENGIPESFTQQKKEEIKKRMEEQQKDKDKDKDRRRSRSRSRRRSRDRRRSRSRSRDRSSDRKHRSGGSPRRSRRRSRDKSSQSKPSHVDEIKLPEPKENGKSPEKVEEPENKEEVNHNSTTEIIKEDNQEEPVKEEKTETETKSRSASPEKPAAEKEEEKPVEKTRNSSSERRSSSASSRGSAKKRSSHKKRQYRSNRDSSTSVSPRRSSRRERSKSRRRSSRRRSVDRRERERERERERERERRRRERERRERSRERRRSLERRRRSRSRSRRRSRDRRSRSRRRTRSRRRSGRRSRDRRSRDRRSRDRRTRDRSRDKRSRDRSGKERRSRDRKSRDRRSSDLIKERLEKSVSIPRKENLEKLRKKSPERVSVPRERSKERVSSSSRESSVANEKTVSQNESQIKPVQSSDDEDREDFIAVPVLREYSKSLSRTPSPFLRKHEIENKKSDKSGDDASGKEQNEEETAKVQEAKKSKRKGKQSESDSESSEEVSKSKSKSKLKRKEKPTSKRSKKTKKESSSSESESDDSSSSDSEEDRKKKSKKNAKKKLAKKSRKKRARSSSSESSSEEEVKHKSSKSKQKNIPEESDIDKKSKKRGKDSNTERSRPDKENKQVKTKKADNSEDSHDDSSDSDEKSTKKKAKHDSTSSEKEMRRKKADPVKEKIASPEVSKSKKSEEKPSKIKHADDLKSKSRDDGEKKAKKREKEDSSSDSDQVSKKKPRKKVSDSESDSDSDEPKKSKKAKKHKKHSKKHKKHKKHKKASKRKDDSSDSDEAEEEEEEEGKVNNEDLEKKLRERALKSMKKQTSVSGSD, from the exons ATGATGATGTACAcg gGCACAAGTACAGAGCAAGATACACGCTTCAGTGACAAGGAGAAAAAACTAATGAAGCAAATGAAGTTTGGAGATTGTTTGACGCAGCAG GTGGACATGTCCAAGGTGAAGCTGGATGTGCTGAAGCCATGGATCACACAGAAGATTACCGAGATTCTCAAGATGGAAGATGATGTTGTCATCGACTATGTCAACAACCAACTTGAGGAAAAG TTCCCATGTCCAAAGAAAATGCAGATCAACTTAACTGGATTCCTCAACGGAAAGAATGCCCGGCTGTTCATGGGAGAGCTGTGGGAGCTGTTGCTGAGCGCACAGGCGAGCGAGAACGGCATACCGGAATCCTTCACGCAGCAGAAAAAGGAGGAAATAAAGAAAAGAATG GAGGAGCAACAAAAAGACAAGGACAAAGATAAAGACCGTCGCAGGTCGCGGTCCCGGTCTCGGCGGCGCTCTCGAGACCGGCGTCGCTCACGGTCCAGGTCACGTGACCGTTCTTCTGACAGGAA ACATCGCAGTGGAGGCAGCCCTCGCCGTTCACGAAGACGCAGTCGTGATAAAAGTAGCCAGTCCAAACCGTCGCATGTAGATGAAATCAAGCTACCAGAGCCGAAAG AAAATGGAAAGTCACCTGAGAAAGTTGAAGAACCTGAAAATAAGGAAGAAGTGAACCATAACTCGACAACTGAGATTATTAAGGAAGATAACCAAGAAGAGCCAGTGAAGGAAGAGAAAACTGAAACTGAAACGAAATCTAGATCTGCATCGCCAGAAAA GCCAGCAGctgaaaaagaagaagaaaaaccTGTTGAAAAAACGCGCAATTCGTCTAGTGAACGCAGATCTTCATCTGCATCATCAC GTGGGAGTGCTAAGAAGAGATCTTCACACAAGAAAAGGCAGTATCGTTCCAATCGTGACTCATCTACAAGTGTTAGTCCAAGACGCAGTTCACGCAGGGAGAG gaGCAAGTCTCGTCGTCGCAGCAGTCGGCGTCGCTCGGTGGACCGCCGCGAACGGGAGCGGGAGCGGGAGCGAGAGCGGGAGAGGGAGCGACGTCGACGTGAGCGGGAACGGCGCGAGAG GTCGCGAGAACGTCGCCGATCGCTTGAAAGACGTAGACGCTCACGTTCACGCTCTCGACGACGTTCAAGAGACAG ACGTTCGCGTTCCCGCAGGCGTACGCGTTCTCGCCGTCGTTCCGGGCGTCGCTCGCGCGACCGGCGATCGCGGGACCGGCGCTCGCGCGACCGCCGCACCAGAGACAGGTCAAG GGATAAAAGATCAAGAGATCGCTCCGGAAAAGAGAGACGATCAAGGGATAGAAAGTCCCGCGATAGGAGGTCGAGCGATTTGATTAAGGAGCGCTTGGAGAAATCTGTATCCATACCGCGTAAAG aaaACTTGGAAAAACTACGCAAGAAATCTCCCGAACGAGTATCTGTTCCTCGAGAACGCTCTAAGGAACGCGTATCGAGTTCTAGTCGTGAATCATCTGTAGCAAATGAAAAAACAGTTTCTCAAAATGAAAGCCAGATAAAACCAGTTCAATCATCTGACGATGAAGATAGGGAAGATTTCATTGCAGTACCGGTTCTCAGAGAGTATTCAAAGAGTCTATCTCGGACACCTTCACCATTCCTAAGAAAGCATGAAATCGAAAACAAAAAATCTGATAAATCTGGTGATGATGCTTCTGGAAAAGAACAAAATGAAGAAGAAACTGCTAAAGTTCAAGAAGCAAAGAAATCTAAACGTAAAGGAAAGCAATCTGAATCGGACAGTGAAAGTAGTGAAGAAGTCTCTAAATCTAAAAGCAAATCTAAACTGAAACGTAAAGAGAAACCCACTTCAAAAAGATCTAAGAAAACAAAGAAGGAGAGCTCTTCAAGTGAGAGCGAGTCCGATGATTCTTCCTCTAGTGATTCAGAAGAGGATAGAAAGAAGAAAAGCAAAAAGAATGCTAAAAAGAAGTTAGCGAAAAAGTCCCGAAAGAAGAGAGCTCGATCTTCGAGTTCAGAATCGAGTTCTGAGGAGGAAGTGAAGCATAAGAGTTCTAAAAGTAAACAAAAGAACATTCCAGAGGAATCTGATATTGACAAGAAGTCGAAAAAACGGGGTAAAGATTCAAATACCGAACGCTCGAGGCcagataaagaaaataaacaggTAAAGACTAAAAAAGCTGACAATTCAGAAGATTCCCACGACGATAGCTCGGACAGTGACGAGAAATCAACTAAAAAGAAAGCTAAGCATGATTCTACTTCATCTGAAAAAGAAATGAGACGAAAGAAAGCAGATCcagttaaagaaaaaatagcTTCGCCTGAAGTCTCTAAATCCAAGAAAAGTGAAGAGAAACCGTCTAAAATTAAGCACGCTGATGATTTAAAGTCAAAATCACGCGATGATGGTGAGAAAAAAGCTAAGAAGAGAGAGAAAGAAGATTCCTCATCTGACAGTGACCAAGTATCAAAGAAAAAACCTAGGAAGAAGGTATCAGATTCTGAATCAGATTCGGACAGCGATGAACCTAAAAAGTCTAAAAAGGCTAAGAAACATAAGAAACACTCAAAGAAGcataagaaacataaaaaacacAAGAAAGCTTCTAAGCGAAAAGATGATTCTTCTGACAGTGACGAAGCAGAAGAGGAAGAAGAGGAGGAGGGTAAGGTGAATAACGAGGACTTGGAAAAAAAACTTCGTGAAAGGGCATTGAAGTCTATGAAAAAGCAAACTAGCGTATCTGGGTCAGATtaa
- the LOC125064169 gene encoding serine/arginine repetitive matrix protein 1-like isoform X3, translating to MMMYTGTSTEQDTRFSDKEKKLMKQMKFGDCLTQQVDMSKVKLDVLKPWITQKITEILKMEDDVVIDYVNNQLEEKFPCPKKMQINLTGFLNGKNARLFMGELWELLLSAQASENGIPESFTQQKKEEIKKRMEEQQKDKDKDKDRRRSRSRSRRRSRDRRRSRSRSRDRSSDRKHRSGGSPRRSRRRSRDKSSQSKPSHVDEIKLPEPKENGKSPEKVEEPENKEEVNHNSTTEIIKEDNQEEPVKEEKTETETKSRSASPEKPAAEKEEEKPVEKTRNSSSERRSSSASSRGSAKKRSSHKKRQYRSNRDSSTSVSPRRSSRRERSKSRRRRERERRERSRERRRSLERRRRSRSRSRRRSRDRSRDRRRSRSRRRTRSRRRSGRRSRDRRSRDRRSRDRRTRDRSRDKRSRDRSGKERRSRDRKSRDRRSSDLIKERLEKSVSIPRKENLEKLRKKSPERVSVPRERSKERVSSSSRESSVANEKTVSQNESQIKPVQSSDDEDREDFIAVPVLREYSKSLSRTPSPFLRKHEIENKKSDKSGDDASGKEQNEEETAKVQEAKKSKRKGKQSESDSESSEEVSKSKSKSKLKRKEKPTSKRSKKTKKESSSSESESDDSSSSDSEEDRKKKSKKNAKKKLAKKSRKKRARSSSSESSSEEEVKHKSSKSKQKNIPEESDIDKKSKKRGKDSNTERSRPDKENKQVKTKKADNSEDSHDDSSDSDEKSTKKKAKHDSTSSEKEMRRKKADPVKEKIASPEVSKSKKSEEKPSKIKHADDLKSKSRDDGEKKAKKREKEDSSSDSDQVSKKKPRKKVSDSESDSDSDEPKKSKKAKKHKKHSKKHKKHKKHKKASKRKDDSSDSDEAEEEEEEEGKVNNEDLEKKLRERALKSMKKQTSVSGSD from the exons ATGATGATGTACAcg gGCACAAGTACAGAGCAAGATACACGCTTCAGTGACAAGGAGAAAAAACTAATGAAGCAAATGAAGTTTGGAGATTGTTTGACGCAGCAG GTGGACATGTCCAAGGTGAAGCTGGATGTGCTGAAGCCATGGATCACACAGAAGATTACCGAGATTCTCAAGATGGAAGATGATGTTGTCATCGACTATGTCAACAACCAACTTGAGGAAAAG TTCCCATGTCCAAAGAAAATGCAGATCAACTTAACTGGATTCCTCAACGGAAAGAATGCCCGGCTGTTCATGGGAGAGCTGTGGGAGCTGTTGCTGAGCGCACAGGCGAGCGAGAACGGCATACCGGAATCCTTCACGCAGCAGAAAAAGGAGGAAATAAAGAAAAGAATG GAGGAGCAACAAAAAGACAAGGACAAAGATAAAGACCGTCGCAGGTCGCGGTCCCGGTCTCGGCGGCGCTCTCGAGACCGGCGTCGCTCACGGTCCAGGTCACGTGACCGTTCTTCTGACAGGAA ACATCGCAGTGGAGGCAGCCCTCGCCGTTCACGAAGACGCAGTCGTGATAAAAGTAGCCAGTCCAAACCGTCGCATGTAGATGAAATCAAGCTACCAGAGCCGAAAG AAAATGGAAAGTCACCTGAGAAAGTTGAAGAACCTGAAAATAAGGAAGAAGTGAACCATAACTCGACAACTGAGATTATTAAGGAAGATAACCAAGAAGAGCCAGTGAAGGAAGAGAAAACTGAAACTGAAACGAAATCTAGATCTGCATCGCCAGAAAA GCCAGCAGctgaaaaagaagaagaaaaaccTGTTGAAAAAACGCGCAATTCGTCTAGTGAACGCAGATCTTCATCTGCATCATCAC GTGGGAGTGCTAAGAAGAGATCTTCACACAAGAAAAGGCAGTATCGTTCCAATCGTGACTCATCTACAAGTGTTAGTCCAAGACGCAGTTCACGCAGGGAGAG gaGCAAGTCTCGT CGTCGACGTGAGCGGGAACGGCGCGAGAG GTCGCGAGAACGTCGCCGATCGCTTGAAAGACGTAGACGCTCACGTTCACGCTCTCGACGACGTTCAAGAGACAG GTCTCGCGATCGTAGACGTTCGCGTTCCCGCAGGCGTACGCGTTCTCGCCGTCGTTCCGGGCGTCGCTCGCGCGACCGGCGATCGCGGGACCGGCGCTCGCGCGACCGCCGCACCAGAGACAGGTCAAG GGATAAAAGATCAAGAGATCGCTCCGGAAAAGAGAGACGATCAAGGGATAGAAAGTCCCGCGATAGGAGGTCGAGCGATTTGATTAAGGAGCGCTTGGAGAAATCTGTATCCATACCGCGTAAAG aaaACTTGGAAAAACTACGCAAGAAATCTCCCGAACGAGTATCTGTTCCTCGAGAACGCTCTAAGGAACGCGTATCGAGTTCTAGTCGTGAATCATCTGTAGCAAATGAAAAAACAGTTTCTCAAAATGAAAGCCAGATAAAACCAGTTCAATCATCTGACGATGAAGATAGGGAAGATTTCATTGCAGTACCGGTTCTCAGAGAGTATTCAAAGAGTCTATCTCGGACACCTTCACCATTCCTAAGAAAGCATGAAATCGAAAACAAAAAATCTGATAAATCTGGTGATGATGCTTCTGGAAAAGAACAAAATGAAGAAGAAACTGCTAAAGTTCAAGAAGCAAAGAAATCTAAACGTAAAGGAAAGCAATCTGAATCGGACAGTGAAAGTAGTGAAGAAGTCTCTAAATCTAAAAGCAAATCTAAACTGAAACGTAAAGAGAAACCCACTTCAAAAAGATCTAAGAAAACAAAGAAGGAGAGCTCTTCAAGTGAGAGCGAGTCCGATGATTCTTCCTCTAGTGATTCAGAAGAGGATAGAAAGAAGAAAAGCAAAAAGAATGCTAAAAAGAAGTTAGCGAAAAAGTCCCGAAAGAAGAGAGCTCGATCTTCGAGTTCAGAATCGAGTTCTGAGGAGGAAGTGAAGCATAAGAGTTCTAAAAGTAAACAAAAGAACATTCCAGAGGAATCTGATATTGACAAGAAGTCGAAAAAACGGGGTAAAGATTCAAATACCGAACGCTCGAGGCcagataaagaaaataaacaggTAAAGACTAAAAAAGCTGACAATTCAGAAGATTCCCACGACGATAGCTCGGACAGTGACGAGAAATCAACTAAAAAGAAAGCTAAGCATGATTCTACTTCATCTGAAAAAGAAATGAGACGAAAGAAAGCAGATCcagttaaagaaaaaatagcTTCGCCTGAAGTCTCTAAATCCAAGAAAAGTGAAGAGAAACCGTCTAAAATTAAGCACGCTGATGATTTAAAGTCAAAATCACGCGATGATGGTGAGAAAAAAGCTAAGAAGAGAGAGAAAGAAGATTCCTCATCTGACAGTGACCAAGTATCAAAGAAAAAACCTAGGAAGAAGGTATCAGATTCTGAATCAGATTCGGACAGCGATGAACCTAAAAAGTCTAAAAAGGCTAAGAAACATAAGAAACACTCAAAGAAGcataagaaacataaaaaacacAAGAAAGCTTCTAAGCGAAAAGATGATTCTTCTGACAGTGACGAAGCAGAAGAGGAAGAAGAGGAGGAGGGTAAGGTGAATAACGAGGACTTGGAAAAAAAACTTCGTGAAAGGGCATTGAAGTCTATGAAAAAGCAAACTAGCGTATCTGGGTCAGATtaa